The following proteins come from a genomic window of Streptomyces liliiviolaceus:
- a CDS encoding ribonuclease domain-containing protein, translated as MRFPPRITRIGAAAAVLSALLVGGTTTANAAGTSASAVGSICYGSLPSQAHDTLDLIEQGGPYPYSQDGSVFQNREGILPSQSTGYYHEYTVITPGSSTRGARRIVTGEEVQEDYYTSDHYASFKLVNYSC; from the coding sequence ATGAGATTCCCCCCACGAATCACTCGCATCGGCGCCGCAGCCGCCGTTCTGTCCGCTCTTCTCGTCGGCGGCACCACGACCGCCAACGCCGCGGGCACGTCCGCCTCGGCCGTCGGCAGCATCTGCTACGGCAGTCTGCCGTCCCAGGCACACGACACGCTGGACCTGATCGAGCAGGGCGGTCCCTACCCCTACTCGCAGGACGGAAGCGTCTTCCAGAACCGGGAAGGCATCCTGCCCAGCCAGTCGACCGGCTACTACCACGAGTACACGGTGATCACGCCCGGCTCCTCCACGCGCGGTGCCCGTCGCATCGTCACCGGTGAGGAAGTCCAGGAGGACTACTACACGTCCGATCACTACGCCTCGTTCAAGCTGGTCAACTACAGCTGCTGA
- a CDS encoding ABC transporter ATP-binding protein produces the protein MKLTVDRLQITLDRTSILRDVSLEAAPGDIVGLVGPNGSGKSTLLRTVYRSLRPAGGVVRVGGDDVWALSSRTAARRTAAVLQDAATTTGLNVTEIVALGRTPHHGLLDRDGTDDHRAVAEAVDRCGVGPFADRDYATLSGGERQRVLLARALAQQPRLLVLDELTNHLDIRARFELLDLIRSTGITTLAVLHDLDLAARLCDRLVVLDEGAVVAAGPVLEVLTPDLLREVFGVQGETHRHADGVVRVTYAARPLAPRPVEVGGPRGEGS, from the coding sequence ATGAAACTGACCGTGGACCGACTACAGATCACCCTGGACCGCACATCCATCCTCCGAGATGTGAGCCTGGAGGCCGCCCCCGGTGACATCGTCGGGCTCGTGGGCCCCAACGGCAGTGGCAAGTCCACCCTGTTGCGCACGGTTTACCGCTCACTGCGGCCGGCCGGTGGAGTGGTCCGGGTGGGCGGCGACGACGTATGGGCCCTGTCGTCCCGGACGGCGGCCCGCCGGACGGCGGCCGTGCTGCAGGACGCCGCCACGACGACCGGCCTGAACGTGACCGAGATCGTCGCCCTGGGCCGGACACCCCACCACGGTCTGCTGGACAGGGACGGCACGGACGACCATCGAGCGGTCGCCGAGGCGGTCGACCGCTGCGGGGTCGGGCCCTTCGCGGACCGGGACTACGCAACCTTGTCCGGCGGTGAACGCCAGCGTGTCCTGCTGGCCCGCGCCCTCGCTCAACAGCCGCGGCTGCTGGTGCTGGACGAACTCACCAACCACCTGGACATCCGCGCCCGGTTCGAGCTCCTGGACCTCATCCGCAGCACGGGGATCACCACCCTGGCGGTCCTGCACGACCTCGACCTGGCCGCCCGGCTCTGCGACCGTCTCGTCGTGCTCGACGAGGGCGCGGTGGTGGCGGCGGGCCCGGTCCTTGAGGTCCTGACACCGGATCTGCTGCGCGAGGTCTTCGGCGTACAGGGTGAGACGCACAGGCACGCGGACGGCGTCGTGCGTGTCACGTACGCGGCCCGGCCACTCGCCCCGCGGCCGGTGGAAGTGGGGGGTCCGCGGGGCGAGGGTTCCTGA
- a CDS encoding FecCD family ABC transporter permease, whose translation MVVAVSIGAVNIPLADVWSVLLHHVTGRGATGDPALDQIVWTFRAPRVALAALVGAGLAVAGAVLQTLVSNPLADPVVLGFSYGASLGAVLVITLGGAALGGLGGLGVSGAAFVGALAAGALVFALGQRQGRLAPTRLVLAGVAVGYVLLSMTSFVQLMATPTELRTVMFWMLGSVAGAQWDQLPTVAVVVLASTVLLTLFGRRLNALLAGDESATALGVDVDRLRAVLLVISALLTGTVIAVAGGVGFVGLMIPHLVRLTAGADHRRLLPLTALLGAVYLVAVDLLSRTLTRPNELPLGILTALLGAPFFLWLLRRSKGLDST comes from the coding sequence ATGGTGGTGGCGGTGAGCATCGGCGCGGTGAACATCCCCCTGGCCGACGTCTGGTCGGTCCTCCTGCACCATGTCACCGGCCGCGGAGCCACCGGCGACCCGGCGCTGGACCAGATCGTCTGGACGTTCAGAGCACCCCGCGTCGCCCTGGCCGCCCTGGTCGGCGCGGGCCTCGCCGTCGCCGGCGCGGTCCTCCAGACCCTGGTCTCCAACCCGCTCGCCGACCCCGTCGTCCTCGGCTTCTCGTACGGGGCCTCCCTGGGCGCCGTACTGGTCATCACCCTCGGCGGCGCCGCGCTCGGCGGGCTGGGCGGACTGGGGGTGTCCGGCGCGGCGTTCGTCGGCGCCCTGGCGGCCGGGGCCCTGGTCTTCGCCCTCGGGCAGCGGCAGGGCCGACTGGCCCCCACCCGGCTCGTCCTGGCCGGGGTCGCGGTCGGTTACGTCCTCCTGTCGATGACCAGCTTCGTCCAGCTGATGGCGACACCCACCGAACTGCGTACCGTGATGTTCTGGATGCTCGGCAGCGTCGCGGGCGCCCAGTGGGACCAACTGCCCACCGTCGCGGTGGTGGTCCTCGCGAGCACCGTCCTGCTCACCCTGTTCGGGCGGCGGCTCAACGCCCTGCTGGCCGGCGACGAGTCCGCCACCGCGCTCGGCGTGGACGTCGACCGGTTGCGCGCCGTCCTGCTGGTGATCAGCGCGCTGCTCACGGGCACCGTCATCGCGGTCGCGGGCGGCGTCGGTTTCGTCGGCCTGATGATCCCTCACCTGGTCCGGCTCACGGCGGGGGCCGACCACCGCAGACTGCTGCCCCTGACCGCGCTCCTCGGCGCCGTCTACCTCGTGGCCGTCGACCTGCTCTCCCGCACCCTCACCCGCCCCAACGAACTGCCGCTCGGCATCCTCACCGCCCTGCTCGGCGCCCCGTTCTTCCTGTGGCTGCTGCGCCGCAGCAAAGGTCTGGACAGCACATGA
- a CDS encoding ABC transporter substrate-binding protein, with amino-acid sequence MSKKRPVAVALAGALCLVTTACADATDTADASGGASAAAARSGYPVTLENCGTPQKFTEAPGRVVVMNGASVAEVSTLLALGLGDSIVANQQSYGMSEVEGRAKAVKGLPDGGVKLNDAYDVPREAMIGLRPDLVLSTTSYGFDEKNGFATREQLKDVGAHTYVSPQGCDQDTSKMTIADSYALLRDMGRVFGRSNRAEQLIAASEKNIAGVAAKVKGEKRPNVMVLFSNMAMGGNDFSSVVAKGIYNDILAKAGGSNAFESASKTSFADLSKEKVAATDVDALVVIGYNDPNPAAYARKLLKEFPQWPAAKNNTYVALSDSMYLGPSNDLAVAKIAGMLHPDAF; translated from the coding sequence ATGTCGAAGAAACGGCCGGTCGCCGTCGCCCTGGCCGGCGCCCTCTGTCTGGTCACGACGGCCTGTGCCGACGCGACCGACACGGCAGATGCCTCAGGCGGGGCATCAGCCGCCGCGGCGAGGTCGGGCTACCCGGTGACCCTCGAAAACTGCGGGACGCCCCAGAAGTTCACCGAGGCTCCCGGCCGGGTGGTCGTCATGAACGGCGCCTCGGTGGCGGAGGTCTCCACCCTGCTCGCCCTCGGCCTCGGCGACAGCATCGTCGCCAACCAGCAGAGCTATGGGATGTCCGAGGTCGAAGGCCGCGCCAAGGCCGTCAAGGGCCTGCCCGACGGGGGTGTCAAGCTCAACGACGCGTACGACGTCCCGCGCGAGGCGATGATCGGCCTGCGCCCCGACCTGGTGCTGTCCACGACCTCCTACGGCTTCGACGAGAAGAACGGCTTCGCCACCCGCGAGCAGCTCAAGGACGTGGGGGCCCACACCTACGTATCCCCGCAGGGCTGCGACCAGGACACCTCGAAGATGACGATCGCGGACAGCTACGCCCTCCTGCGGGACATGGGCAGGGTCTTCGGCCGGAGCAACCGGGCCGAGCAGCTGATCGCCGCGTCGGAGAAGAACATCGCCGGCGTCGCGGCCAAGGTGAAGGGCGAGAAGCGGCCCAACGTCATGGTGCTCTTCTCCAACATGGCCATGGGCGGCAACGACTTCAGCTCCGTCGTCGCCAAGGGCATCTACAACGACATCCTCGCCAAGGCGGGCGGCAGCAACGCCTTCGAGTCGGCCTCCAAGACCTCCTTCGCCGATCTGAGCAAGGAGAAGGTGGCCGCCACCGACGTCGACGCACTCGTCGTCATCGGCTACAACGACCCGAACCCGGCGGCCTACGCCAGGAAACTGCTGAAGGAGTTCCCCCAGTGGCCGGCCGCGAAGAACAACACGTACGTGGCCCTGTCGGACTCTATGTACCTCGGCCCGAGCAACGACCTGGCCGTCGCGAAGATCGCCGGGATGCTGCACCCCGACGCGTTCTGA